In a genomic window of Sphingomonas koreensis:
- a CDS encoding MFS transporter: MHNALGLLKERRFLPLFVTQFLGAYNDNLFKTAMVLFATYQIFSDPAVEFQFNALATGISLIPFFMLSALAGQLADTHDKASIIRWVKTAEIGLMLFGGAGMLVAQAGYAFTGLGMMLGAVLGLGAHSTFFGPIKYAILPQHLKDEEVLGGTGMVEAATYLSILLGTVTAGWVAHDMRIAAALVLVVAVIGWITGRMVPAAPRVGPKLKINFNPFTSSWRLIAATMHIPRLYLSICAISFFWTIGSVLIIIFPPLVKNVLTADARVSSLLVAVFSVGVAIGSMVINAMLKGKVSAKYSPISVIAMAVIVVLFSIEVRLWIPAAPGALYDFSSFVLQRQAWIVIATLTAIAITGGMFVVPLYAFLTTTVTKDQTARTVAANNIVNAGAMVFGSLFVLALSAAGISSEDMLLVVAGMCLISAWIAQKLHRACD, encoded by the coding sequence ATGCACAACGCGCTCGGATTGCTCAAGGAGCGCCGGTTTCTGCCCCTGTTCGTCACGCAGTTTCTGGGGGCCTATAACGACAATCTGTTCAAGACCGCGATGGTCCTGTTCGCCACCTACCAGATCTTCAGCGATCCGGCGGTCGAGTTCCAGTTCAATGCGCTCGCGACGGGGATCAGCCTGATCCCGTTCTTCATGTTGTCGGCGCTCGCCGGTCAGCTTGCCGATACGCATGACAAGGCGTCGATCATCCGCTGGGTGAAGACCGCGGAGATCGGCCTGATGCTGTTCGGCGGCGCAGGCATGCTGGTCGCGCAGGCGGGCTATGCGTTCACCGGCCTCGGCATGATGCTGGGGGCAGTGCTCGGCCTTGGCGCGCATTCCACCTTTTTCGGCCCGATCAAGTACGCGATCCTGCCTCAGCACTTGAAGGATGAAGAGGTGCTGGGGGGCACCGGTATGGTGGAGGCGGCGACCTACCTATCGATCCTGCTCGGCACCGTCACCGCCGGCTGGGTCGCGCACGACATGCGGATCGCGGCGGCGCTGGTGCTGGTGGTAGCGGTCATCGGCTGGATCACCGGCCGCATGGTTCCTGCCGCGCCGCGGGTCGGGCCCAAGCTCAAGATCAACTTCAACCCGTTCACCTCGTCCTGGCGCCTGATTGCCGCGACGATGCACATTCCCCGCCTCTATCTGTCGATCTGCGCGATCAGCTTCTTCTGGACGATCGGATCGGTGCTGATCATCATCTTCCCGCCGCTGGTGAAGAACGTCCTTACGGCTGACGCGCGTGTATCTTCGTTGCTGGTTGCCGTATTCTCCGTCGGCGTCGCGATCGGATCGATGGTCATCAACGCGATGCTCAAGGGGAAGGTTTCGGCGAAATACTCGCCGATCTCGGTCATCGCGATGGCGGTCATCGTGGTGCTCTTCTCGATCGAAGTCCGGCTGTGGATCCCTGCGGCACCCGGGGCGCTCTACGACTTCTCCAGCTTCGTCCTGCAGCGTCAGGCGTGGATCGTCATCGCCACCCTTACCGCGATCGCAATCACCGGGGGCATGTTCGTGGTGCCGCTCTATGCGTTCCTGACGACCACCGTGACCAAGGACCAGACCGCGCGCACCGTCGCCGCGAACAATATCGTCAACGCGGGCGCGATGGTGTTCGGCTCGCTGTTCGTGCTCGCGCTGTCGGCAGCAGGCATCTCGTCGGAGGATATGCTGCTGGTGGTTGCGGGGATGTGCCTGATCTCGGCCTGGATCGCCCAGAAGCTGCATCGCGCCTGCGACTAG
- a CDS encoding TIGR02300 family protein, with amino-acid sequence MVKPEWGTKRTCPKCATRFYDLTKDEPVTCISCGFAWEPEPILKSKQPLPFEVVKGEVDKKKDDADLGDEDLDVDEDAEGSPDDDVDLGGDDDLGVDTGDDDDET; translated from the coding sequence ATGGTGAAGCCGGAATGGGGCACAAAGCGGACCTGCCCGAAATGCGCGACGCGCTTTTATGACCTGACCAAGGACGAGCCGGTCACCTGCATCAGCTGCGGCTTTGCATGGGAGCCGGAACCGATCCTGAAGTCCAAGCAGCCGCTGCCGTTCGAGGTGGTGAAGGGCGAGGTCGACAAGAAGAAGGACGATGCAGATCTTGGCGACGAGGATCTGGACGTCGATGAGGACGCCGAGGGCTCGCCCGACGATGATGTCGATCTGGGCGGCGACGACGATCTGGGCGTCGATACCGGCGATGACGACGACGAAACCTGA
- the aroA gene encoding 3-phosphoshikimate 1-carboxyvinyltransferase, producing MSSAPPLPLAISARGPLRGTLTVPGDKSISHRSLMFAGLAVGESRIEGLLEGEDVLATAAAMRAMGAKIERDGDGVWHVWGVGVGGLLQPETALEMGNSGTSTRLLMGLVASHPITATFTGDASLSKRPMGRVIDPLSRMGADFTSSPGGRLPLTMRGLCPAVPIEYTLPVASAQVKSAVLLAGLNTPGITRVIEPVLTRDHSERMLAGFGANLTVEETPQGRIISIHGEAEFKPQQITVPGDPSSAAFWMVAASIVPGSDITVANVGLNPTRIGLITALRMMGADITEVNPRIVGGEPVADLRVRHAPLSAIEVPHDLAPSMIDEYPVLFVAAAFAVGRTIARGAEELRVKESDRIAAMVAALAPNGVPLEEFEDGLAITGTGGGPIAGGAPVASKLDHRIAMSMAVAGLGAKADVSIDDVSPVATSYPGFFSTLDSLTGRT from the coding sequence ATGAGCAGTGCACCTCCCCTCCCCCTCGCCATTTCCGCCCGCGGCCCGCTGCGAGGCACTCTTACCGTCCCGGGCGACAAGTCGATCAGCCATCGCTCGCTGATGTTTGCGGGCCTCGCTGTCGGCGAAAGCCGGATCGAAGGGCTGCTGGAGGGTGAGGATGTCCTTGCCACTGCCGCTGCGATGCGCGCGATGGGCGCGAAGATCGAGCGCGATGGCGATGGCGTGTGGCATGTCTGGGGCGTCGGCGTCGGCGGGCTGCTCCAGCCCGAAACTGCGCTCGAAATGGGGAATTCGGGCACGTCCACGCGCCTGCTGATGGGCCTCGTCGCCAGTCACCCGATCACCGCAACCTTCACCGGCGACGCCTCGCTGTCGAAGCGGCCGATGGGACGTGTCATCGACCCGCTTTCGCGCATGGGCGCCGACTTCACGTCCAGCCCGGGCGGTCGCCTCCCGCTCACCATGCGCGGCCTCTGCCCTGCGGTTCCGATCGAATATACGCTTCCGGTGGCCTCCGCGCAGGTCAAGTCGGCGGTACTGCTCGCCGGCCTCAACACCCCGGGCATCACCCGCGTGATCGAGCCGGTTCTGACGCGCGACCATAGCGAGCGGATGCTCGCCGGATTCGGCGCGAATCTGACCGTCGAGGAAACGCCGCAGGGCCGGATCATCTCGATCCATGGTGAAGCCGAGTTCAAGCCTCAGCAGATCACCGTCCCCGGCGACCCTTCCTCGGCCGCCTTCTGGATGGTCGCCGCTTCGATCGTGCCCGGATCGGACATCACCGTCGCCAATGTCGGGCTCAACCCGACCCGCATCGGCCTCATCACCGCATTGCGGATGATGGGCGCCGACATAACCGAAGTGAACCCGCGTATCGTAGGGGGCGAGCCGGTTGCGGATCTGCGTGTCCGGCACGCACCGCTGAGCGCGATCGAGGTGCCCCATGATCTCGCGCCCAGCATGATCGACGAGTATCCGGTGCTGTTCGTTGCCGCTGCCTTCGCTGTAGGCCGGACGATCGCGCGTGGCGCCGAAGAGCTTCGCGTCAAGGAATCGGACCGTATTGCCGCGATGGTTGCCGCGCTTGCGCCCAATGGCGTTCCGCTCGAAGAGTTTGAGGATGGCCTCGCCATTACAGGTACCGGCGGCGGGCCGATCGCGGGCGGTGCTCCGGTCGCCTCGAAACTGGATCACCGCATCGCGATGAGCATGGCCGTGGCTGGACTCGGCGCGAAAGCCGATGTGAGCATCGACGATGTATCGCCGGTTGCCACCAGCTATCCCGGCTTCTTCTCAACTCTCGATTCACTGACTGGCCGGACCTGA
- the cmk gene encoding (d)CMP kinase, whose product MIIAVDGPAASGKGTIARALARHYQLPHLDTGLLYRAVAATVLREELNPEKEADAVAATGFDDLLLADEWLRSDEVGKVASVVSAHPLVRAALLQRQKRFAQQPGGAILDGRDIGTVIAPDADAKLFVKATPTIRAQRRHAELRRNGIMASLDRVLADIRARDDRDSRRAEAPLVAAPDAALLDTSFLSIEAAVEKAIQMVETQLAKKAAGAT is encoded by the coding sequence ATGATCATTGCCGTCGATGGCCCCGCCGCATCCGGAAAAGGCACCATCGCCCGAGCGCTTGCGCGACACTATCAGCTTCCGCATCTCGACACCGGCCTGCTCTACCGCGCCGTCGCCGCGACGGTCCTGCGCGAGGAGTTGAACCCGGAAAAGGAGGCCGACGCCGTCGCCGCGACCGGCTTCGACGATCTGCTGCTCGCCGACGAATGGCTGCGCAGCGACGAGGTGGGCAAGGTCGCCTCGGTCGTTTCCGCGCACCCGCTGGTTCGCGCGGCGTTGCTCCAGCGCCAGAAGCGATTCGCCCAGCAACCCGGGGGCGCGATCCTTGACGGGCGCGATATCGGCACGGTGATCGCGCCGGATGCCGACGCCAAGCTCTTCGTCAAGGCGACCCCCACGATCCGCGCCCAGCGTCGCCATGCGGAGCTGCGCCGCAACGGGATCATGGCCAGCCTAGACAGGGTGCTGGCCGATATCCGCGCCCGCGACGATCGCGATTCGAGGCGCGCCGAGGCACCGCTTGTTGCTGCCCCGGATGCGGCGTTGCTCGACACCAGCTTCCTGTCGATCGAGGCGGCTGTGGAGAAGGCGATCCAGATGGTTGAAACGCAGCTGGCCAAAAAGGCCGCCGGGGCGACCTGA
- a CDS encoding tetratricopeptide repeat protein — translation MMGWIALAVIGAAAFALLWLLRLSRTLWSFAGAALMLGAAGYALQARPDLPGAPVAAAKKAQPDEPELHEIRGKMFGRFTSIDGYFFAADALVRGGDPDKAARMMLGGVRSSPLDASLWTWLGMTLVESDGGTMSPAAGLAFRRAVALAPEHPGPAFFYGLAQARTGKLDAALPWLERSLKLTPEKADYRPEVERTVRSVKLFAVMRARQASPPAR, via the coding sequence ATGATGGGCTGGATTGCACTTGCCGTAATCGGCGCGGCGGCATTCGCCCTGCTCTGGCTTCTCAGACTGTCGCGTACCTTGTGGTCGTTCGCAGGGGCTGCGCTGATGCTGGGCGCTGCGGGCTATGCGCTTCAGGCGCGGCCGGATCTGCCCGGCGCGCCGGTCGCAGCAGCGAAGAAGGCGCAACCGGACGAACCTGAACTGCATGAGATTCGCGGCAAGATGTTCGGGCGCTTCACGTCGATCGACGGCTATTTCTTTGCAGCCGACGCGCTTGTGCGCGGAGGCGACCCGGACAAGGCTGCAAGAATGATGCTGGGCGGAGTGCGCTCTTCCCCGCTGGATGCTTCGCTCTGGACCTGGCTCGGAATGACTTTGGTCGAGTCGGATGGTGGAACCATGTCGCCTGCCGCCGGCCTGGCGTTTCGCCGCGCTGTAGCGCTGGCGCCCGAACATCCCGGGCCTGCCTTTTTCTACGGCCTGGCCCAGGCACGCACAGGCAAGCTCGATGCAGCGCTGCCTTGGCTGGAGCGATCGTTGAAGCTGACCCCCGAAAAGGCGGATTACCGGCCGGAGGTCGAGCGGACGGTGCGTTCGGTCAAGCTCTTTGCAGTGATGCGGGCGCGGCAAGCATCGCCGCCAGCGCGCTGA
- a CDS encoding cytochrome c-type biogenesis protein → MSVLLAFALAAGVPADLGYSQIPDASKEAQAAKLMGTLRCLVCQGQSIADSDVDMAADMRRIVRQKIVAGESPEAVRGWLIERYGSYVTYDPPLNWITAPLWLTPLLLLAAGLWLARGTLRRRRK, encoded by the coding sequence ATGAGCGTGTTGCTCGCCTTCGCGCTCGCCGCGGGTGTACCCGCCGACCTTGGCTATTCGCAGATCCCCGACGCTTCGAAGGAGGCGCAGGCTGCGAAGTTGATGGGCACGCTGCGCTGTCTCGTCTGCCAGGGGCAGTCGATCGCGGACAGCGACGTTGATATGGCCGCCGACATGCGCCGGATCGTGCGCCAGAAGATCGTGGCAGGCGAAAGCCCGGAGGCCGTGCGTGGCTGGCTGATCGAGCGCTATGGCAGTTACGTGACCTACGATCCGCCGCTGAACTGGATCACCGCTCCGCTCTGGCTGACCCCATTGCTGCTGCTCGCCGCGGGTCTGTGGCTGGCGCGCGGGACGCTTCGGAGGCGGCGTAAATGA
- a CDS encoding DsbE family thiol:disulfide interchange protein yields the protein MKRWTLWVPLVIFLAVVVLAAWRLTATGEAVVKSALVGKPLPEFSLPAMVDGKPGLSRRDLATGKPRLLNVFASWCVPCIAEAPQLLKLKAAGVEIDAVAIKDSPEAVKAFLSRHGDPYARIGDDRDRIVQIGIGSSGVPETFVIDGQGRIAAQHIGDIRAEDVPELLKALEAAE from the coding sequence GTGAAGCGCTGGACGCTCTGGGTACCGCTCGTGATCTTTCTCGCCGTGGTCGTACTGGCCGCGTGGCGGCTGACCGCTACTGGTGAAGCCGTGGTCAAATCGGCGCTCGTCGGCAAGCCGCTGCCTGAGTTCAGCCTGCCAGCGATGGTCGATGGCAAGCCCGGCCTTTCCCGCCGCGATCTTGCGACAGGCAAGCCACGGTTGCTCAACGTGTTTGCGAGCTGGTGCGTGCCCTGCATCGCCGAAGCGCCGCAGCTGTTGAAGCTCAAGGCGGCAGGCGTCGAGATCGACGCAGTGGCGATCAAGGACAGCCCCGAGGCGGTGAAGGCGTTCCTGTCCCGTCATGGCGATCCCTATGCACGAATCGGGGACGATCGCGACCGGATCGTCCAGATCGGCATCGGATCATCAGGTGTCCCCGAGACTTTCGTGATCGACGGACAAGGGCGGATTGCGGCTCAGCATATCGGCGACATTCGCGCGGAGGACGTGCCGGAACTGCTCAAGGCGCTGGAGGCGGCGGAATGA
- a CDS encoding heme lyase CcmF/NrfE family subunit, giving the protein MIAEAGLAALWLAAAMALMQLAMAALGLRLRKEDLVAAVRPTAIVQGALAALSFGLLIVLFLRSDMSVLLVAQNSHSAKPLLYKFAGAWGNHEGSMLLWVTVLALAGAAIALLEKKLDRATLTATLGAQAFIALGFYAFLLVASSPFTRLDPPALDGLGLNPLLQDPGLAFHPPTLYFGYVGLSIAFSFAVGAMVTRDVGPVFARAMRPWVLAAWVFLTIGITAGSYWAYYELGWGGWWFWDPVENASLMPWLAATALLHSVNVLAARDGLRAWTLMLAVVAFSMSMVGTFLVRSGILTSVHAFAVDPERGSFILVLLAIYIGGALALYGARVGRVKAGQGFDLLSREGGLVLNNLLLSVILGIVLIGTLYPILAQAMGEQLSVGPPFFNKAAGPVALALVAAMAVGPLLNWRRDHVNALLTKLTVPLALSVLVMAGTFAAAPGTGWMEIVGLGLAAGLAVASFAPLWKRKLLRTPLFTWGMVIAHFGVAVSLAGMAADSAFTSERLVAARYGQPYYVGPWRVVLNGVAPVVGDNWSAVEGRVTASRGPVDGPMILLRPQRRFYSSPPTDTAEAAISTRLDGQLYAVLGAQDAQGRWQLRLWWKPFVTLIWFGGGLIALGGALSLLGRLKRERRNVKRREEAEL; this is encoded by the coding sequence ATGATTGCCGAGGCAGGGCTCGCGGCGCTGTGGCTTGCCGCGGCGATGGCGCTGATGCAGCTGGCGATGGCGGCACTGGGACTGCGCCTCAGGAAGGAGGATCTCGTCGCGGCGGTGCGTCCGACGGCGATCGTGCAGGGCGCGCTGGCGGCCCTGTCGTTCGGGCTGCTGATTGTCCTGTTCCTGCGGTCGGACATGTCGGTGTTGCTGGTCGCGCAGAACAGCCATTCGGCGAAACCGCTGCTCTACAAGTTCGCGGGCGCATGGGGGAACCATGAAGGCTCGATGCTGCTATGGGTCACCGTGCTGGCCCTGGCCGGGGCGGCAATTGCATTACTCGAGAAGAAGCTCGACCGAGCAACGCTGACCGCGACGCTGGGCGCGCAGGCGTTCATCGCGCTGGGCTTTTACGCCTTCTTGCTGGTCGCTTCGAGCCCGTTCACCCGGCTCGATCCGCCGGCGCTGGACGGGCTGGGGCTCAACCCGCTGCTGCAGGATCCGGGCTTGGCCTTCCACCCGCCGACGCTGTATTTCGGCTATGTCGGGCTTTCGATCGCTTTCTCCTTCGCGGTCGGCGCGATGGTGACACGCGACGTCGGGCCGGTGTTCGCGCGTGCGATGCGGCCCTGGGTATTGGCGGCGTGGGTCTTCCTGACCATCGGCATCACCGCAGGCAGCTACTGGGCCTATTACGAGCTAGGCTGGGGCGGCTGGTGGTTCTGGGACCCGGTCGAGAACGCATCGCTGATGCCATGGCTGGCGGCGACTGCCTTGCTCCATTCGGTCAATGTGCTGGCGGCGCGCGACGGGCTGCGCGCCTGGACGCTGATGCTGGCGGTCGTCGCCTTCTCGATGTCGATGGTCGGCACCTTCCTGGTCCGATCGGGCATTCTGACCAGCGTCCATGCCTTTGCGGTCGATCCCGAGCGCGGCAGCTTCATCCTTGTCCTTCTCGCCATTTATATCGGCGGCGCGCTGGCGCTGTACGGCGCACGCGTCGGGCGGGTGAAGGCGGGGCAGGGGTTCGACCTGCTCAGCCGTGAGGGCGGGCTGGTACTCAACAACCTGCTGCTCAGCGTCATTCTGGGCATCGTGCTGATCGGCACGCTCTACCCGATCCTCGCGCAGGCGATGGGCGAGCAGCTTTCGGTGGGGCCGCCCTTCTTCAACAAGGCGGCCGGGCCGGTCGCGCTGGCGCTTGTCGCGGCGATGGCGGTAGGGCCGCTGCTCAACTGGCGGCGCGATCACGTCAATGCCCTGCTGACCAAGCTGACCGTGCCGCTCGCGCTGAGCGTGTTGGTGATGGCAGGGACGTTTGCCGCGGCGCCGGGCACGGGCTGGATGGAGATTGTCGGGCTCGGCCTTGCTGCTGGTCTTGCGGTGGCGAGCTTCGCGCCTTTGTGGAAGCGCAAGCTGCTACGGACCCCGCTGTTCACCTGGGGCATGGTGATCGCGCATTTCGGCGTCGCGGTGAGTCTGGCGGGCATGGCGGCAGACAGCGCGTTCACCAGCGAACGGCTGGTCGCGGCACGTTATGGCCAGCCCTATTATGTCGGCCCTTGGCGCGTGGTGCTGAACGGCGTGGCGCCGGTGGTCGGCGACAATTGGTCGGCGGTCGAGGGGCGGGTGACGGCAAGCCGCGGGCCGGTGGATGGACCGATGATCCTGCTGCGGCCGCAGCGGCGCTTCTACTCGTCGCCGCCGACCGATACTGCGGAAGCCGCGATCTCGACCCGGCTCGACGGCCAGCTCTATGCGGTACTCGGCGCGCAGGATGCTCAGGGACGCTGGCAGCTACGACTGTGGTGGAAGCCGTTCGTGACGCTGATCTGGTTCGGCGGCGGGCTGATCGCGCTGGGCGGCGCCCTGTCGTTGCTTGGCCGCCTCAAGCGCGAACGGAGGAATGTAAAGCGGCGCGAGGAGGCTGAACTGTGA
- the ccmE gene encoding cytochrome c maturation protein CcmE, with translation MKRKHQRLALGLAAFVAIGGASGLALSALKDQAAFFYTPSDVATKNPPVDKAVRLGGMVETGSIRHLPDGVTISFVVTDKEAKVPVRFTGVAPDLFKEGSGVVAEGRFTADGGFVADNLLAKHDERYMPPEIADKMPPPETLAK, from the coding sequence GTGAAACGCAAGCATCAACGCCTGGCCCTGGGCCTCGCCGCGTTCGTTGCGATCGGCGGAGCAAGCGGGCTGGCGCTGTCGGCGCTCAAGGACCAGGCTGCGTTCTTTTACACGCCGAGCGACGTTGCGACCAAGAATCCGCCAGTGGACAAGGCCGTGCGGCTGGGCGGAATGGTCGAGACCGGGTCGATCAGGCATCTGCCCGATGGCGTGACGATCAGCTTCGTCGTCACGGACAAGGAGGCAAAGGTGCCGGTACGCTTCACCGGCGTCGCGCCCGACCTGTTCAAGGAAGGTTCGGGCGTCGTCGCGGAGGGCAGGTTCACCGCCGATGGCGGTTTCGTAGCGGATAACCTGCTCGCCAAGCATGACGAGCGCTACATGCCGCCCGAGATCGCCGACAAGATGCCGCCTCCGGAAACGCTGGCCAAATGA
- the ccmD gene encoding heme exporter protein CcmD, with translation MNHWPFILAAYAAVTIGVGGLSLASWLAMRNAERAAEALRDRK, from the coding sequence ATGAACCACTGGCCTTTCATCCTCGCGGCCTATGCCGCGGTGACCATCGGCGTCGGCGGGCTTTCGCTGGCGAGTTGGCTGGCGATGCGTAACGCCGAGCGTGCGGCCGAAGCGCTGAGGGATCGCAAGTGA
- the ccmC gene encoding heme ABC transporter permease CcmC, with amino-acid sequence MIHALANPTRFLKIARPLTPILFWSGLLLVLAGAWGGLTQTPPDYLQKESVRILYIHVPSAWLGMGGWTSLAIACFAYLVWRHPLASLAARAIAPVGAMFAALCLITGSIWGRPTWGTWWEWDGRLTSMLLLFFVYIAWIALERADRERGGDGRIPALFGIAGTALLPVIRYSVVWWQTLHQGQSITLTQSSIHDSMLWPLLLTSSGFSLMFGGIVLMRMRAALATQRLEARLRRMAA; translated from the coding sequence GTGATCCACGCACTCGCCAACCCAACGCGCTTCCTAAAGATCGCGCGCCCGCTGACGCCCATCCTGTTCTGGAGCGGGCTGCTGCTGGTGCTCGCCGGTGCCTGGGGCGGCCTCACCCAGACCCCGCCCGACTATCTCCAGAAGGAGAGCGTCCGCATCCTCTATATCCATGTGCCCAGCGCGTGGCTGGGGATGGGCGGCTGGACCTCGCTTGCCATCGCCTGCTTCGCATATCTGGTGTGGCGGCATCCGCTGGCGAGCCTGGCCGCGCGCGCGATCGCGCCGGTGGGAGCCATGTTCGCCGCGCTGTGCCTCATCACGGGTTCGATCTGGGGACGCCCGACCTGGGGCACCTGGTGGGAGTGGGACGGGCGGCTGACATCGATGCTGCTGCTGTTCTTCGTCTATATTGCCTGGATCGCGCTGGAGCGTGCCGACCGTGAGCGGGGCGGCGACGGACGTATTCCCGCGCTGTTCGGGATCGCGGGAACCGCGTTGCTGCCCGTGATCCGCTACTCGGTGGTGTGGTGGCAGACTCTGCATCAGGGGCAGAGCATCACGCTGACCCAGTCGAGCATCCATGATTCGATGCTATGGCCGCTGCTGCTGACATCGTCGGGCTTCAGTCTCATGTTCGGCGGGATCGTGCTGATGCGGATGCGCGCGGCACTGGCGACCCAGCGGCTCGAGGCAAGATTGCGGCGGATGGCGGCATGA
- a CDS encoding PilZ domain-containing protein — MRAPVSLDAKVGRGGLDRALCRVVDLSLHGAKIETFSALRRDSMIWLTLPHVGHWAARVVWATDFEAGLEFQIALSESEFDKLAA, encoded by the coding sequence ATGCGTGCGCCGGTCTCGCTTGATGCGAAGGTGGGGCGCGGCGGCCTCGATCGCGCGCTGTGCCGCGTGGTCGATCTCTCGCTCCACGGCGCCAAGATCGAGACCTTCTCCGCGCTGCGCCGCGATTCGATGATCTGGCTGACGCTCCCGCATGTCGGCCACTGGGCCGCCCGTGTCGTGTGGGCCACGGATTTCGAGGCGGGCCTTGAATTCCAGATCGCACTTTCCGAGAGCGAGTTCGACAAGCTCGCCGCCTGA
- the rpmE gene encoding 50S ribosomal protein L31 → MKKDTHPDYHMIKVQMTDGTVFETRSTWGKEGDTMQLDIDPLAHPAWTGGRGQMLDSGGQVARFNKRFGGLSLSKK, encoded by the coding sequence GTGAAGAAAGACACGCACCCCGACTATCACATGATCAAGGTGCAGATGACCGACGGCACCGTGTTCGAGACCCGCTCCACCTGGGGCAAGGAAGGCGACACGATGCAGCTCGACATCGATCCGCTGGCGCATCCGGCATGGACCGGCGGCCGCGGCCAGATGCTCGATTCGGGCGGTCAGGTGGCGCGCTTCAACAAGCGTTTCGGCGGGCTCTCGCTCTCCAAGAAGTAA
- the fabZ gene encoding 3-hydroxyacyl-ACP dehydratase FabZ: MSDEGAVTGASIGPLDIGRVMAALPHRYPMLLVDRVESLIPDQRIVAIKAVTINEEFFQGHFPGRPIMPGVLQIEALAQAAGVLAVESLGLAGTGKLVYFMSIDGVKFRKPVEPGVLLRLEVEFVQKRSRVCKFAGKAYLGDDLATECEFTAMIADPPSA; encoded by the coding sequence ATGAGCGACGAGGGCGCAGTGACGGGAGCCTCGATCGGCCCGCTCGATATCGGGCGGGTCATGGCGGCGCTCCCGCACCGTTATCCGATGCTGCTGGTCGATCGGGTCGAAAGCCTGATCCCCGACCAGCGCATCGTCGCGATCAAGGCGGTGACGATCAATGAGGAGTTCTTCCAGGGGCATTTCCCGGGAAGGCCGATCATGCCCGGCGTGCTTCAGATCGAAGCACTGGCGCAGGCTGCGGGCGTACTCGCGGTCGAGAGCCTTGGCCTCGCCGGCACCGGCAAGCTTGTCTATTTCATGTCGATCGACGGCGTGAAGTTCCGCAAGCCCGTCGAACCCGGCGTACTGCTGCGGCTCGAGGTCGAGTTCGTCCAGAAGCGCTCGCGCGTCTGCAAGTTCGCGGGCAAGGCGTATCTGGGCGATGACCTTGCGACCGAATGCGAGTTCACCGCGATGATCGCGGACCCGCCGAGCGCCTGA
- a CDS encoding OmpH family outer membrane protein, which translates to MIKSLMLVAAAAAPVAIATAVPAHAQVAGVAVADPEAAIQNSNAWKTALSQIQTTHKTALDQANARATATQNELRPLVQALQTASRAPNANQQQLQQQAASIQQKEQAAQAEIGRLTQPAQLARAYVLEQINRQLSPASQAVISQRKLQLLLRPEALLWAGQATDVTAAITTELNRLVPSVSITPPAGWQPGQQQGAQPAAQPTPTQPAPQGR; encoded by the coding sequence ATGATCAAATCCCTTATGTTGGTTGCCGCCGCCGCGGCGCCGGTTGCGATCGCCACCGCCGTTCCGGCGCATGCCCAGGTCGCCGGGGTCGCTGTCGCCGATCCCGAAGCAGCGATCCAGAACAGCAACGCGTGGAAGACGGCGCTGAGCCAGATCCAGACGACGCACAAGACCGCGCTCGACCAGGCGAACGCACGGGCGACCGCGACGCAGAACGAACTGCGTCCGCTCGTCCAGGCGCTCCAGACTGCGAGCCGCGCGCCCAACGCCAACCAGCAGCAGCTGCAGCAGCAGGCAGCGTCGATCCAGCAGAAGGAACAGGCAGCGCAGGCCGAGATCGGCCGGCTGACGCAGCCCGCGCAGCTCGCGCGCGCCTATGTCCTCGAGCAGATCAACCGCCAACTCAGCCCGGCGTCGCAGGCTGTGATCAGCCAGCGCAAGCTGCAGCTTCTCCTGCGTCCCGAGGCGCTGCTCTGGGCCGGTCAGGCCACCGATGTGACGGCGGCGATCACTACCGAACTGAACCGGCTGGTGCCGAGCGTCAGCATCACCCCGCCGGCCGGCTGGCAGCCGGGCCAGCAGCAGGGGGCTCAGCCCGCCGCGCAGCCCACTCCGACGCAGCCCGCGCCGCAGGGCCGATGA